One region of Brachybacterium saurashtrense genomic DNA includes:
- the zupT gene encoding zinc transporter ZupT, whose protein sequence is MLLAFLLTLVAGGATSIGAALGVLGRGTSPKALAGGLGLSAGVMLYVSFVELLPEGVRVLSGGTADARGTALGVLAFFVGIAVIAVIDRLVPEAVSPHELAGRMEGSHGHAELRDPEEQAADRMLRARLLRTGAVTAIALAVHNVPEGFATFVAALQAPEVALPVVAAIALHNIPEGLAVAVPVRRATGSRAKAFWLATMTGLAEPVGAVIGFLLLAPLLSGDAMGAILAGVAGVMVFVSLDELLPAAEETGEHHTVIYSLIAGMAVMAATLLVL, encoded by the coding sequence GTGCTTCTCGCCTTCCTTCTCACGCTCGTCGCCGGCGGCGCCACCAGCATCGGCGCCGCGCTCGGCGTGCTCGGCCGCGGCACCAGCCCGAAGGCGCTGGCGGGCGGGCTGGGGCTCTCCGCCGGTGTGATGCTGTACGTCTCCTTCGTGGAGCTGCTGCCCGAAGGGGTGCGGGTGCTCTCCGGCGGCACCGCCGATGCCCGAGGGACCGCCCTGGGGGTGCTCGCGTTCTTCGTGGGCATCGCGGTGATCGCCGTCATCGATCGGCTGGTGCCCGAAGCGGTGAGCCCGCACGAGTTGGCCGGCCGCATGGAGGGCAGCCACGGCCATGCCGAGCTGCGCGATCCCGAGGAGCAGGCGGCCGACAGGATGCTGCGCGCCCGCCTGCTGCGCACCGGCGCGGTCACCGCGATCGCGCTCGCCGTGCACAACGTCCCCGAGGGCTTCGCGACCTTCGTCGCCGCCCTGCAGGCCCCCGAGGTGGCGCTGCCCGTGGTCGCGGCGATCGCGCTGCACAACATCCCGGAGGGCCTCGCCGTGGCGGTGCCGGTGCGGCGCGCCACCGGCTCGCGCGCGAAGGCGTTCTGGCTCGCCACCATGACGGGACTGGCCGAACCGGTGGGCGCCGTGATCGGATTCCTGCTCCTGGCCCCCCTGCTCAGCGGGGACGCGATGGGGGCGATCCTCGCCGGCGTCGCCGGGGTGATGGTGTTCGTCTCCCTCGACGAGCTGCTGCCCGCGGCGGAGGAGACCGGCGAGCACCACACCGTGATCTACTCCCTGATCGCCGGGATGGCCGTCATGGCCGCCACCCTGCTGGTGCTGTGA
- the hisD gene encoding histidinol dehydrogenase: MSAPAPFLATTDLRARTLTVAELTAALPRAALDVDAAADAVRPVVEAVAARGAEAVLEASERFDGIRPEHLRVPQEALDRALAELDPAIRAALEESIARVRRVDAAQVRRDETVQVVPGGTVTQRWVPVRRVGLYVPGGRAVLPSSVVMNVVPAQTAGVEQIVLASPPQKEFGGLPHPTILAACALLGVTEVLAAGGAQAIALLAHGAEDLGDGTALAGVDLVTGPGNVYVAAAKRLVRGRVGIDAEAGPTEIAILADHTADPAFVAADLISQAEHDPLAASVLVTDSPALVEAVEAELAAQVPAAAHHERIATSLRGEQSGAVLVADLAQGLAVVDAYGAEHLEIHTEHAAEVAARVTNAGAVFVGPHSPVSLGDYAAGSNHVLPTGGTSRFTGGLGVQTFLRGIHVVQYDRDALAGARDAATALAHAEGLPSHGDAIDVRFRR, from the coding sequence ATGTCCGCCCCTGCCCCGTTCCTGGCCACGACCGACCTGCGCGCCCGCACCCTCACCGTCGCCGAGCTCACGGCGGCGCTGCCGCGCGCCGCGCTGGACGTGGACGCCGCCGCCGACGCCGTCCGGCCCGTGGTGGAGGCCGTCGCCGCCCGCGGCGCCGAGGCCGTGCTCGAGGCCTCCGAGCGCTTCGACGGCATCCGGCCCGAGCATCTGCGCGTGCCGCAGGAGGCGCTCGACCGGGCGCTCGCCGAGCTCGATCCGGCGATCCGCGCCGCGCTCGAGGAGTCGATCGCGCGGGTGCGGAGGGTCGACGCCGCCCAGGTGCGGCGCGACGAGACGGTGCAGGTGGTGCCCGGGGGCACCGTGACCCAGCGCTGGGTGCCCGTGCGACGGGTGGGCCTGTACGTGCCCGGAGGGCGGGCCGTGCTGCCCAGCTCCGTGGTGATGAACGTGGTGCCCGCCCAGACCGCCGGGGTGGAGCAGATCGTGCTGGCCTCCCCGCCCCAGAAGGAGTTCGGCGGCCTGCCGCACCCCACGATCCTCGCCGCCTGCGCGCTGCTGGGGGTCACCGAGGTGCTCGCCGCCGGCGGTGCCCAGGCGATCGCCCTGCTCGCCCACGGCGCCGAGGATCTCGGGGACGGGACGGCCCTGGCCGGCGTGGACCTGGTCACCGGGCCCGGCAACGTGTACGTCGCCGCCGCCAAGCGCCTGGTGCGCGGGCGGGTGGGCATCGATGCCGAGGCGGGCCCCACCGAGATCGCGATCCTCGCCGATCACACGGCGGATCCCGCCTTCGTCGCCGCAGACCTCATCTCCCAGGCCGAGCACGATCCGCTGGCGGCGAGCGTGCTGGTCACCGACTCGCCCGCCCTCGTCGAGGCCGTCGAGGCGGAGCTGGCCGCCCAGGTGCCCGCGGCCGCGCACCACGAGCGCATCGCGACCTCGCTGCGCGGGGAGCAGAGCGGCGCCGTGCTGGTGGCGGACCTCGCGCAGGGCCTCGCGGTGGTGGACGCCTACGGCGCGGAGCACCTGGAGATCCACACCGAGCACGCCGCCGAGGTCGCGGCCCGGGTCACCAATGCGGGGGCGGTGTTCGTGGGCCCGCACAGCCCGGTGAGCCTCGGCGACTACGCCGCGGGCTCGAACCACGTGCTGCCCACCGGGGGCACCTCGCGCTTCACCGGCGGGCTGGGCGTGCAGACCTTCCTGCGCGGCATCCACGTGGTGCAGTACGACCGCGACGCCCTCGCCGGTGCGCGCGACGCGGCCACCGCGCTCGCCCATGCCGAGGGCCTGCCCTCCCACGGGGACGCGATCGACGTGCGCTTCCGCCGCTGA